The following proteins come from a genomic window of Salvia hispanica cultivar TCC Black 2014 chromosome 4, UniMelb_Shisp_WGS_1.0, whole genome shotgun sequence:
- the LOC125218345 gene encoding cysteine-rich receptor-like protein kinase 6, whose product MTTRSTCFLFILGILTDAVTAAIYGCSGDNYTTKGTYSTNLNSLISSFPPNIQHNGFYNGTAGQAPDRAYATALCRTDFQLEECRTCLREASPELLRLCPNRRQGILYNDACTLRYSDESLADGAGADSDFISVRNVNTVKSPDEFNRELRELLKDLRGEAVAGGPLMKIAAGNVTAVDFQIIFVLVQCAPDLSPFGCENCLISSEQQLCCDNSTEMVVYMPACHLKYSLSSFYNITRIQQVRQIISNLPPPSPPGNGDVVKTISIILVPIFMALLLVCVGRYVRKRFNKKSNQLILHGSYLEELEDVTSIVSAEESLLYDYEDLGSWNPAAFGREKVRDGEESEEGERFCLKIRSFPAPAGGPCIARVLILVSNKLGQGGFGAVYKGKLQSGQQIAVKRLSTNSSQGELEFKNEVVLIIKLQHRNLVRLLGFSIQGLERLLVYEFVQNGSLDCFIFDPVKRLLISWESRYKIIKGIAKGLVYLHEGSPLRIIHRDLKASNVLLDGDKNPMISDFGMARLFRDDQTRSNTHRIVGTYGYMAPEYAQNGDFSIKSDVFSFGVLVLEIICGQSTSSFKNVENGEDIPYMLSYVWKNWFAGSANKFIDPTLMSSSTSLRDMMRCIHIGLLCVQKNARDRPTMASVLVMLHSSTTIFPMPLKPAFFVPGDEEHMRRSSEIKELSRNEASITDLYPR is encoded by the exons ATGACTACCCGATCAACATGTTTCCTCTTCATTCTAGGCATCCTTACCGACGCCGTGACAGCGGCAATCTACGGCTGTTCCGGCGACAACTACACCACCAAAGGCACATACAGCACCAACCTCAACTCTCTAATCTCATCTTTTCCACCAAACATACAACACAACGGATTCTACAACGGCACAGCCGGCCAAGCCCCGGACCGAGCCTACGCCACCGCGCTCTGCAGAACCGATTTCCAGCTGGAGGAGTGCCGCACCTGCCTCCGTGAAGCCTCCCCGGAGCTTCTCCGGTTGTGCCCCAACCGAAGACAGGGCATCCTGTACAATGACGCATGCACGCTGCGCTACTCCGACGAGTCACTTGCCGACGGCGCCGGAGCTGATTCCGACTTTATTTCTGTCCGGAATGTAAATACTGTAAAGAGTCCCGATGAATTCAACCGGGAACTGCGGGAGCTGCTGAAGGATCTTCGCGGTGAGGCAGTCGCGGGAGGGCCGTTGATGAAGATCGCGGCGGGGAATGTGACAGCGGTGGATTTTCAGATAATTTTCGTGCTGGTGCAGTGCGCGCCAGATCTGTCACCGTTTGGCTGTGAAAATTGTTTGATCAGCTCTGAGCAGCAACTCTGTTGTGATAACAGCACGGAAATGGTAGTATATATGCCCGCCTGTCATCTCAAATATAGTCTCAGTTCCTTTTACAACATCACTAGGATTCAACAAGTGCGACAGATCATATCAAATCTCCCTCCTCCATCACCGCCAG GCAACGGTGATGTTGTAAAGACTATAAGCATCATTCTTGTTCCCATTTTCATGGCTCTGCTTCTCGTTTGTGTTGGTCGATACGTCAGAAAGAGGTTCAACAAGAAATCCAACCAATTAATATTACATG GATCATATCTGGAGGAACTGGAAGATGTAACAAGTATTGTCAGTGCTGAAGAATCCCTTTTATACGATTACGAAGACCTT GGGTCTTGGAATCCGGCGGCATTTGGCCGAGAGAAAGTGAGGGATGGGGAGGAAAGTGAGGAAGGAGAGAGATTTTGTTTAAAGATCCGATCTTTTCCCGCTCCTGCTGGAG gcccgtgcatagcacgagTGTTAATACTAGTTAGTAACAAACTTGGACAAGGAGGATTTGGTGCAGTTTATAAG GGAAAACTTCAAAGTGGCCAACAAATTGCAGTCAAAAGGTTGTCAACAAATTCAAGCCAAGGAGAATTAGAGTTCAAGAATGAAGTAGTGTTAATAATCAAGCTTCAACATAGAAATTTGGTAAGGTTGTTGGGATTCTCAATACAAGGATTGGAGAGGCTTCTAGTCTATGAATTTGTTCAAAATGGAAGTCTAGACtgctttatttttg ATCCAGTTAAGCGTTTGCTTATTAGTTGGGAGAGTCGGTACAAGATCATAAAGGGCATTGCCAAGGGACTTGTTTATCTGCATGAAGGGTCCCCTCTGCGTATAATTCATCGTGATCTCAAAGCGAGCAATGTACTCCTAGATGGGGACAAAAACCCTATGATCTCAGATTTTGGTATGGCGAGATTGTTTCGAGATGATCAAACACGATCCAATACACACAGGATCGTGGGAACCTA TGGATACATGGCACCAGAATATGCACAGAACGGGGATTTCTCGATTAAATCCGATGTGTTTAGCTTCGGAGTGCTGGTGCTGGAGATTATCTGTGGACAAAGTACCAGTAGTTTCAAAAATGTGGAAAATGGAGAGGACATACCATACATGCTTAGTTAT GTTTGGAAAAACTGGTTTGCGGGAAGTGCAAACAAGTTTATCGACCCCACATTGATGTCTTCTTCGACCTCTCTCCGTGATATGATGAGATGTATTCATATCGGTTTGTTGTGCGTTCAGAAAAATGCAAGGGATCGACCGACCATGGCTTCTGTTTTGGTAATGCTTCATAGCTCCACTACGATTTTTCCAATGCCTCTGAAGCCGGCATTTTTCGTCCCAGGTGACGAGGAGCACATGAGAAGATCCTCGGAGATCAAAGAGTTATCCAGAAATGAAGCATCGATAACTGATTTATATCCGCGTTAA
- the LOC125218352 gene encoding uncharacterized protein LOC125218352, with product MAVYVGDEEVWKCPKHPSKRRRSGICPACLRDRLGSLCPSCHTARPCSCSAESSSSSSSSSSSNLVDAEPSFRRSRSVAVPFFRSKHGEDTPGSSGSARTPSFLSMLKRSKTKRAELPPKPKSEQSVIVNDEESLESNDRIEDYVRMVSRSRSVNVGASSAMASGMFRRRDDAAASPARAKFWHFPSPMKVFRSSKTPKVVIQA from the coding sequence ATGGCGGTGTACGTCGGCGATGAAGAGGTCTGGAAATGCCCGAAACACCCCTCGAAGCGGAGGCGCAGCGGCATCTGCCCCGCCTGCCTCCGCGACCGCCTCGGCAGCCTCTGCCCCAGCTGCCACACCGCCCGCCCCTGCTCCTGCTCCGCCGAatcctcctcctcgtcctcgtcctcctcctcctccaaccTCGTCGATGCCGAGCCCTCCTTCCGCCGCTCCAGGTCCGTCGCCGTTCCCTTCTTCCGCTCCAAACACGGAGAGGACACCCCCGGCAGCAGCGGCAGCGCCAGGACGCCGTCGTTCCTCTCCATGCTGAAGAGGAGCAAGACGAAGAGAGCCGAGCTTCCGCCCAAGCCGAAGAGCGAGCAGAGTGTTATAGTTAACGATGAGGAGAGCTTGGAGAGCAATGATAGGATTGAAGACTACGTGAGGATGGTGTCGAGATCAAGATCGGTCAACGTCGGCGCCTCGTCGGCGATGGCGTCGGGGATGTTCCGCCGCCGTGACGACGCCGCTGCGTCACCGGCGAGGGCTAAATTCTGGCATTTTCCGAGCCCGATGAAGGTGTTCCGGAGCTCCAAGACTCCTAAGGTTGTCATTCAagcttga